In one Melaminivora jejuensis genomic region, the following are encoded:
- a CDS encoding LysR family transcriptional regulator, with protein MDLVALEIFLTVAREGSVTRAAERLARAQSNVTTRVQQLEESLGCPLFVREGRGMALTPAGQRLVPHAERLLALAEQARQEVCADTPSGCLRLGAMESTAAARLPGPLAQLHERWPQLRLELRTGSSRPLTDEVLTHRLDCALVAWPPPGLEDGAELPLQRTPVFTERLLLALPASHPPLARPADLQLDTLAAFAHGCSYRRIGEDWMRAALGRAPRVLELASYATILACVASGRCAGVLPASVLELLRAPPPLTWLELGECPTVLVQRTGYATPALAALLQALRGELTPASAVAPATARAAAPD; from the coding sequence ATGGACTTGGTGGCGCTGGAGATCTTTCTGACCGTGGCGCGCGAGGGCAGCGTGACCCGCGCCGCCGAGCGGCTGGCGCGCGCCCAGTCCAACGTGACCACGCGGGTACAGCAACTCGAAGAATCGCTGGGCTGCCCGCTGTTCGTGCGCGAGGGCCGGGGCATGGCGCTGACGCCGGCTGGCCAGCGCCTGGTGCCGCACGCCGAGCGCCTGCTGGCCCTGGCCGAGCAGGCGCGCCAGGAGGTCTGCGCCGACACGCCCAGCGGCTGCTTGCGCCTGGGCGCCATGGAGAGCACCGCCGCCGCCCGCCTGCCCGGCCCGCTGGCGCAACTACACGAGCGCTGGCCGCAGTTGCGCCTGGAGCTGCGCACCGGCTCCTCGCGCCCGCTCACGGACGAGGTGCTGACGCACCGGCTGGATTGCGCCCTGGTGGCCTGGCCGCCGCCGGGCCTGGAGGACGGGGCCGAACTGCCGCTGCAGCGCACTCCCGTCTTCACCGAGCGCCTGCTGCTGGCCCTGCCGGCCAGCCATCCGCCGCTGGCCCGGCCCGCCGATCTGCAGCTCGACACCCTGGCCGCCTTTGCCCACGGCTGCAGCTACCGGCGCATCGGCGAGGACTGGATGCGCGCCGCCCTGGGCCGTGCGCCGCGCGTGCTGGAGCTGGCCTCCTACGCCACCATCCTGGCCTGCGTGGCGTCGGGGCGCTGCGCCGGCGTGCTGCCGGCCTCGGTGCTGGAGCTGCTGCGCGCACCGCCGCCGCTGACCTGGCTGGAGTTGGGCGAATGCCCCACGGTGCTGGTGCAGCGCACGGGCTATGCGACGCCGGCGCTGGCGGCGCTGCTGCAGGCGCTGCGCGGAGAGCTGACGCCCGCGTCTGCTGTGGCCCCTGCGACTGCCCGCGCTGCGGCGCCGGACTGA
- a CDS encoding NAD(P)H-dependent flavin oxidoreductase gives MATAPATLAAPATRTDLLDRLQLALPIIQGPMTGSDTPALAAAVSAAGGLGMLGCGMRAPAAMAEAAAAVRAATDRPFGMNLFVLATPSPEPALVQAAIERLTPLYADLGLPAPTVPTRWCEDFDAQLDALIAARPAVASFTFGILTRAQVQRIQHEAGSLVIGTATTVAEALAWQDVGADAVCASGMEAGGHRGSFLDLSSSSQIGTLALVPACVDALAIPVIAAGGVMDGRGIAAALALGAQAVQMGTAFLACPESAIGAAQRAAMAQARGSDTRITRAYSGRPARGIVNALMQRLDACEAELPPYPIQNALTGPLRRAAAQQGRADYLSLWAGQGVALARALPAGELVRVLARELAQVLPGEAARG, from the coding sequence ATGGCCACCGCTCCCGCTACCCTCGCCGCCCCCGCCACCCGCACCGACCTGCTCGACCGCCTGCAGCTTGCTCTGCCCATCATCCAGGGCCCCATGACCGGATCGGACACGCCGGCGCTGGCCGCCGCCGTGTCCGCCGCCGGTGGCCTGGGCATGTTGGGCTGCGGGATGCGTGCGCCCGCCGCCATGGCCGAGGCCGCCGCTGCCGTGCGCGCCGCCACCGATCGGCCCTTTGGCATGAACCTGTTCGTGCTGGCCACGCCCTCACCCGAGCCGGCCCTGGTGCAGGCCGCCATCGAGCGGCTCACCCCGCTGTATGCTGATCTGGGCCTGCCCGCACCCACCGTGCCCACACGCTGGTGCGAGGATTTCGACGCGCAGCTCGACGCCCTGATCGCGGCGCGCCCGGCGGTGGCCAGCTTCACCTTCGGCATCCTGACGCGCGCGCAGGTGCAGCGCATCCAGCACGAGGCGGGTAGCCTGGTCATCGGTACCGCCACCACCGTGGCCGAGGCGCTGGCCTGGCAGGACGTGGGGGCGGACGCCGTATGCGCCTCGGGCATGGAGGCCGGCGGGCACCGGGGCAGTTTTCTGGATCTGTCCTCCAGCAGCCAGATCGGCACGCTGGCGCTGGTGCCGGCGTGTGTCGATGCGCTGGCCATCCCGGTCATTGCCGCCGGCGGCGTCATGGACGGGCGCGGCATCGCGGCGGCGCTGGCCCTGGGCGCGCAGGCGGTGCAGATGGGCACGGCCTTCCTGGCCTGCCCGGAGTCGGCCATCGGGGCGGCGCAGCGCGCGGCCATGGCCCAGGCCAGGGGCAGCGACACGCGCATCACCCGCGCCTACTCGGGCCGGCCGGCGCGCGGCATCGTCAACGCCCTGATGCAGCGGCTGGACGCCTGCGAGGCCGAGCTGCCGCCCTACCCCATCCAGAACGCCCTGACCGGGCCGCTGCGCCGGGCGGCGGCGCAGCAGGGCCGGGCCGACTATCTGTCGCTGTGGGCCGGCCAGGGCGTGGCGCTGGCGCGGGCGCTGCCGGCAGGGGAGCTGGTTCGGGTGCTGGCGCGGGAGTTGGCGCAGGTGCTGCCCGGCGAGGCGGCGCGCGGGTGA
- a CDS encoding glycosyltransferase, whose product MHVLLINNSPIPVYAYGGTERVIWDLGRELVRRGHRVSYLVPEGSRCDFAAVLPIRPDAPWEGQIPADVDIAHFQFNPRCELARPYLVTEHGNARKPKPLPRNTVFLSHDHAARYGSREYVHNGLDWASYGPVDFERARQHYHFLGKAAWGVKNVRGAIRVALRAGVELDVLGGDRLNWKRGFRYTFSRRIHFHGMVGGQQKTGLLGASRGLIFPVRWHEPFGLAVIESLYFGCPVFATPYGALPELVPAHCGVLADSASALAEAVRANAFDPRACHAHALENFGVQRMASGYLQMYERVLAGELINAQPPVIQGPARELPWRR is encoded by the coding sequence ATGCACGTCCTGCTGATCAACAACTCGCCGATCCCGGTCTATGCCTACGGCGGCACCGAGCGCGTCATCTGGGACTTGGGCCGCGAACTGGTGCGCCGTGGCCACCGCGTCAGCTACCTAGTGCCCGAAGGCTCGCGCTGCGACTTCGCCGCCGTGCTGCCGATCCGCCCCGACGCACCCTGGGAGGGCCAGATCCCGGCGGACGTGGACATCGCCCACTTCCAGTTCAACCCGCGCTGCGAGCTGGCGCGGCCCTATCTGGTCACCGAGCACGGCAACGCACGCAAGCCCAAGCCCCTGCCGCGCAACACGGTCTTTCTGTCGCACGACCACGCGGCGCGCTATGGCTCGCGCGAATACGTCCACAACGGCCTGGACTGGGCCAGCTACGGCCCGGTGGACTTCGAGCGCGCGCGCCAGCACTACCACTTCCTGGGCAAGGCCGCCTGGGGCGTCAAGAACGTGCGCGGCGCCATCCGCGTAGCGCTGCGCGCCGGTGTCGAGCTGGACGTGCTGGGCGGCGACCGGCTGAACTGGAAGCGCGGCTTTCGCTACACCTTCTCGCGGCGCATCCACTTCCACGGCATGGTCGGCGGGCAGCAAAAAACCGGCCTGCTGGGCGCCTCGCGCGGGCTGATCTTTCCGGTGCGCTGGCACGAGCCCTTCGGCCTGGCCGTCATCGAGAGCCTGTACTTCGGCTGCCCGGTCTTTGCCACGCCCTACGGCGCGCTGCCCGAGCTGGTGCCGGCGCACTGCGGCGTGCTGGCCGACAGCGCCAGCGCCTTGGCCGAGGCCGTGCGCGCCAACGCCTTCGACCCCCGCGCCTGCCACGCCCACGCGCTGGAGAACTTCGGCGTGCAGCGCATGGCCAGCGGCTACCTGCAGATGTACGAGCGCGTGCTGGCGGGCGAGCTGATCAACGCCCAGCCGCCCGTCATCCAGGGCCCGGCGCGCGAGCTGCCCTGGCGGCGCTGA